In Drosophila pseudoobscura strain MV-25-SWS-2005 chromosome 4, UCI_Dpse_MV25, whole genome shotgun sequence, the following proteins share a genomic window:
- the LOC4817616 gene encoding probable WRKY transcription factor protein 1 isoform X3 — protein sequence MDSRYGRGFSGGGGNGNGNGGGGGGVVGGNHGAGQYRRYSRSRSRSRERNREHGGYRRHNSRSRSRERSSHYNRHSGGSQDKDLYRDLIDDDYQEERNYNSRNNSDNRQHRSEDNYDRREDNYDNNRDQRWKNYERQSRERNSDRGNERNNRGADYRHHNNGNNGSNNAQLNNNRDRDRERDRERRYSSDDDSDNDATDESQYRRKHHRTCNEAQNNIILFGLQKHVTEADIMGELIKVNMEPTSIRVMRKQPTGHSPVGRSPGVHAVYTQHAHLRLDLCQVWCHQF from the exons ATGGATTCACGTTACGGTCGAGGCTTCTCAGGAGGAGgtggaaatggcaatggcaatggcggtggcggcggcggcgttgTCGGTGGAAACCATGGTGCAGGTCAATATAGACGCTATAGTCGCTCCCGTTCACGTTCCCG CGAACGGAACCGAGAGCACGGTGGGTATAGACGCCACAATTCGCGTTCGCGGAGTCGAGAGCGTTCCTCGCATTACAATAGACATTCCGGCGGCAGTCAGGACAAGGATCTCTACCGCGACCTGATCGACGACGACTACCAAGAGGAGCGGAACTACAACTCGCGCAATAACTCAGATAATCGCCAGCATCGAAGCGAGGACAACTACGACCGGCGCGAGGATAACTATGATAACAATCGCGATCAGCGGTGGAAGAACTATGAGCGCCAGTCGCGGGAACGCAACTCCGATCGGGGCAATGAGCGCAACAA TCGGGGCGCTGACTATCGGCATCATAATAATGGAAACAATGGGAGCAACAACGCCCAGCTGAATAACAACAGGGATCGCGACAGGGAACGGGACCGCGAGAGACGATACTCCTCCGACGACGATAGCGACAACGATGCGACCGACGAGAGCCAGTATCGCCGCAAGCATCACAGGACCTGCAACGAAGCCCAGAACAATATCATACTCTTCGGGCTTCAGAAGCATGTTACCGAGGCAGAC ATCATGGGCGAGCTCATCAAAGTGAATATGGAGCCCACTTCTATACGAGTGATGAGGAAGCAGCCTACAG GGCACTCTCCAGTTGGGCGATCACCGGGTGTCCATGCAGTATACACGCAACACGCGCATCTCAGACTGGACTTGTGTCAAG tgTGGTGCCACCAATTTTAA
- the LOC4817616 gene encoding RNA-binding protein 5-B-like isoform X1: MDSRYGRGFSGGGGNGNGNGGGGGGVVGGNHGAGQYRRYSRSRSRSRERNREHGGYRRHNSRSRSRERSSHYNRHSGGSQDKDLYRDLIDDDYQEERNYNSRNNSDNRQHRSEDNYDRREDNYDNNRDQRWKNYERQSRERNSDRGNERNNRGADYRHHNNGNNGSNNAQLNNNRDRDRERDRERRYSSDDDSDNDATDESQYRRKHHRTCNEAQNNIILFGLQKHVTEADIMGELIKVNMEPTSIRVMRKQPTGASRCFAFVEFKTVEESRQWMEITKGTLQLGDHRVSMQYTRNTRISDWTCVKCGATNFKRRLQCFMCNVSREESENVLSGAGEGIDEVSRILTKKIMLRNLDALTNEEGVLTALQQLQPKLAKSVSKVLISRDTLTQASRGICYLHFDTLVDSMELHNALTALDPPLTLDDREVAISYCVDVDDRPKIPNDSPAATSTSVASGGIPNGSIAAVAPSGAGGSYTLADVPRLAEYSASLYASNPEEQAHYVQYYTDYYTAEIAKSGPSDPQLTEANSGAAVALSAIQRKQKKMSNIETTATAAAIAAAQAAAEIKATFATQNVVAPRGNDGKTYPSPDVSRYQYDETSGYYFDPSTGLYYDAHSQYYYNNETGAYLYWDQRRSTYILATPASTQAALQEVLAEAEQKDDDSKKEKEKDKEKDGNNKHDKVKVAKKIVKDMEKWAKQLNQKKDYTVVATPHPILTGSEMSGPSTSRSTQGSYADVGFSILEKKERAKLTDFMPPAAPLGVNKLFKAYGGGSESDEDTAGPPAAAVGGSSAVADEMDFVDLQKLTCLLCKRAFQSLEILQKHLKMSNLHKENLAKLNQGSGASADADPDPDSDAGLSYRDRAKERRLKYGESDPPPPNRSRERFEQEIKTLQTRQKNNASAASALPISSNNVGNRLMQKMGWTEGQGLGRKNQGRTQIIEADGRTNNVGLGNKAGNMPPGNDYKSYIKKMMKQRYENA, encoded by the exons ATGGATTCACGTTACGGTCGAGGCTTCTCAGGAGGAGgtggaaatggcaatggcaatggcggtggcggcggcggcgttgTCGGTGGAAACCATGGTGCAGGTCAATATAGACGCTATAGTCGCTCCCGTTCACGTTCCCG CGAACGGAACCGAGAGCACGGTGGGTATAGACGCCACAATTCGCGTTCGCGGAGTCGAGAGCGTTCCTCGCATTACAATAGACATTCCGGCGGCAGTCAGGACAAGGATCTCTACCGCGACCTGATCGACGACGACTACCAAGAGGAGCGGAACTACAACTCGCGCAATAACTCAGATAATCGCCAGCATCGAAGCGAGGACAACTACGACCGGCGCGAGGATAACTATGATAACAATCGCGATCAGCGGTGGAAGAACTATGAGCGCCAGTCGCGGGAACGCAACTCCGATCGGGGCAATGAGCGCAACAA TCGGGGCGCTGACTATCGGCATCATAATAATGGAAACAATGGGAGCAACAACGCCCAGCTGAATAACAACAGGGATCGCGACAGGGAACGGGACCGCGAGAGACGATACTCCTCCGACGACGATAGCGACAACGATGCGACCGACGAGAGCCAGTATCGCCGCAAGCATCACAGGACCTGCAACGAAGCCCAGAACAATATCATACTCTTCGGGCTTCAGAAGCATGTTACCGAGGCAGAC ATCATGGGCGAGCTCATCAAAGTGAATATGGAGCCCACTTCTATACGAGTGATGAGGAAGCAGCCTACAG GTGCCTCACGCTGTTTCGCATTTGTCGAGTTTAAAACCGTCGAGGAATCGAGACAATGGATGGAAATAACTAAG GGCACTCTCCAGTTGGGCGATCACCGGGTGTCCATGCAGTATACACGCAACACGCGCATCTCAGACTGGACTTGTGTCAAG tgTGGTGCCACCAATTTTAAGCGGCGCCTCCAGTGCTTCATGTGCAATGTCTCCCGCGAGGAAAGCGAGAATGTACTCTCTGGTGCTGGAGAGGGGATCGATGAAGTCAGCCGAATCCTCACAAAAA AGATTATGTTACGCAATCTGGACGCCTTGACCAATGAGGAGGGCGTGCTGACTgccctgcagcagctccagcccAAACTGGCCAAATCTGTCAGCAAAGTGCTGATCAGCCGTGATACCCTAACGCAGGCATCGCGAGGTATCTGTTATCTGCACTTTGACACGCTCGTTGACTCGATGGAGCTGCACAATGCCTTGACCGCGCTGGATCCACCTCTGACACTAGATGACCGTGAAG TTGCCATCAGTTACTGCGTCGACGTTGATGATCGGCCGAAAATACCAAATGATTCGCCAGCTGCCACCTCTACAAGTGTGGCCAGCGGAGGTATTCCAAACGGGTCAATTGCAGCTGTGGCTCCCTCAGGGGCTGGTGGAAGCTATACTCTCGCCGACGTTCCCCGGCTCGCCGAGTACAGTGCCTCGTTGTATGCCTCTAATCCAGAGGAGCAGGCGCACTATGTTCAGTACTACACGGACTACTACACGGCAGAGATAGCCAAGAGTGGCCCCTCAGACCCTCAGCTGACGGAGGCCAATTCCGGGGCTGCCGTGGCTCTCTCGGCCATCCAACGAAAGCAAAAGAAGATGAGCAACATTGAGACAACGGCCACAGCGGCCGCTATAGCCGCTGCCCAAGCAGCTGCCGAGATAAAGGCCACATTTGCCACTCAGAATGTTGTCGCCCCAAGGGGAAACGATGGCAAGACTTATC CCTCCCCCGATGTTTCTCGCTACCAATACGATGAGACCTCTGGGTACTACTTCGACCCGAGCACGGGTCTCTATTACGACGCCCACTCCCAGTACTACTACAACAACGAAACGGGAGCCTATCTGTACTGGGATCAGCGGCGCAGCACCTACATTCTGGCGACTCCTGCCTCCACCCAGGCGGCACTGCAAGAGGTACTGGCAGAGGCCGAGCAGAAGGACGACGAttccaaaaaggaaaaggaaaaggacaAGGAGAAGGACGGTAACAACAAGCACGACAAGGTCAAGGTGGCCAAGAAGATCGTCAAAGATATGGAGAAGTGGGCCAAGCAGCTAAACCAGAAGAAGGACTACACCGTGGTGGCCACTCCCCATCCCATTTTGACaggaagcgagatgtcgggGCCTAGCACCTCGCGTTCCACACAGGGGTCTTATGCAGATGTGGGTTTCTCCATACTGGAGAAGAAGGAGCGAGCTAAGCTGACTGACTTTATGCCGCCCGCGGCTCCACTGGGGGTGAATAAGCTGTTCAAAGCTTATGGCGGTGGCTCTGAATCGGATGAAGACACTGCGGGGCCCCCAGCGGCGGCTGTTGGTGGATCTAGTGCCGTTGCTGATGAAATGGACTTCGTGGACTTACAGAAACTGACCTGTCTGTTATGTAAACGTGCCTTCCAATCCCTCGAAATCCTGCAGAAGCATTTGAAAATGTCGAACTTGCACAAAGAAAATCTGGCCAAGCTCAATCAAGGTTCAGGAGCGTCTGCTGACGCCGACCCCGATCCGGACAGCGACGCGGGCTTATC CTATCGGGACCGCGCCAAGGAGAGGAGACTGAAGTACGGGGAGAGCGATCCACCGCCTCCGAATCGCAGTCGGGAGCGTTTCGAGCAGGAGATAAAGACCTTGCAGACGCGTCAGAAGAATAATGCCAGCGCGGCTTCAGCTCTGCCAATTAGCTCGAATAACGTGGGCAACCGCTTGATGCAGAAGATGGGCTGGACGGAGGGCCAGGGTCTGGGCAGGAAGAATCAGGGGCGCACCCAGATCATTGAG GCTGATGGTCGCACCAACAATGTGGGCCTGGGAAACAAAGCTGGCAATATGCCACCTGGAAACGATTACAAATCTTATATTAAGAAAATGATGAAGCAGCGCTATGAAAACGCCTGA
- the LOC4817616 gene encoding RNA-binding protein 5-B-like isoform X2: MQYTRNTRISDWTCVKCGATNFKRRLQCFMCNVSREESENVLSGAGEGIDEVSRILTKKIMLRNLDALTNEEGVLTALQQLQPKLAKSVSKVLISRDTLTQASRGICYLHFDTLVDSMELHNALTALDPPLTLDDREVAISYCVDVDDRPKIPNDSPAATSTSVASGGIPNGSIAAVAPSGAGGSYTLADVPRLAEYSASLYASNPEEQAHYVQYYTDYYTAEIAKSGPSDPQLTEANSGAAVALSAIQRKQKKMSNIETTATAAAIAAAQAAAEIKATFATQNVVAPRGNDGKTYPSPDVSRYQYDETSGYYFDPSTGLYYDAHSQYYYNNETGAYLYWDQRRSTYILATPASTQAALQEVLAEAEQKDDDSKKEKEKDKEKDGNNKHDKVKVAKKIVKDMEKWAKQLNQKKDYTVVATPHPILTGSEMSGPSTSRSTQGSYADVGFSILEKKERAKLTDFMPPAAPLGVNKLFKAYGGGSESDEDTAGPPAAAVGGSSAVADEMDFVDLQKLTCLLCKRAFQSLEILQKHLKMSNLHKENLAKLNQGSGASADADPDPDSDAGLSYRDRAKERRLKYGESDPPPPNRSRERFEQEIKTLQTRQKNNASAASALPISSNNVGNRLMQKMGWTEGQGLGRKNQGRTQIIEADGRTNNVGLGNKAGNMPPGNDYKSYIKKMMKQRYENA, from the exons ATGCAGTATACACGCAACACGCGCATCTCAGACTGGACTTGTGTCAAG tgTGGTGCCACCAATTTTAAGCGGCGCCTCCAGTGCTTCATGTGCAATGTCTCCCGCGAGGAAAGCGAGAATGTACTCTCTGGTGCTGGAGAGGGGATCGATGAAGTCAGCCGAATCCTCACAAAAA AGATTATGTTACGCAATCTGGACGCCTTGACCAATGAGGAGGGCGTGCTGACTgccctgcagcagctccagcccAAACTGGCCAAATCTGTCAGCAAAGTGCTGATCAGCCGTGATACCCTAACGCAGGCATCGCGAGGTATCTGTTATCTGCACTTTGACACGCTCGTTGACTCGATGGAGCTGCACAATGCCTTGACCGCGCTGGATCCACCTCTGACACTAGATGACCGTGAAG TTGCCATCAGTTACTGCGTCGACGTTGATGATCGGCCGAAAATACCAAATGATTCGCCAGCTGCCACCTCTACAAGTGTGGCCAGCGGAGGTATTCCAAACGGGTCAATTGCAGCTGTGGCTCCCTCAGGGGCTGGTGGAAGCTATACTCTCGCCGACGTTCCCCGGCTCGCCGAGTACAGTGCCTCGTTGTATGCCTCTAATCCAGAGGAGCAGGCGCACTATGTTCAGTACTACACGGACTACTACACGGCAGAGATAGCCAAGAGTGGCCCCTCAGACCCTCAGCTGACGGAGGCCAATTCCGGGGCTGCCGTGGCTCTCTCGGCCATCCAACGAAAGCAAAAGAAGATGAGCAACATTGAGACAACGGCCACAGCGGCCGCTATAGCCGCTGCCCAAGCAGCTGCCGAGATAAAGGCCACATTTGCCACTCAGAATGTTGTCGCCCCAAGGGGAAACGATGGCAAGACTTATC CCTCCCCCGATGTTTCTCGCTACCAATACGATGAGACCTCTGGGTACTACTTCGACCCGAGCACGGGTCTCTATTACGACGCCCACTCCCAGTACTACTACAACAACGAAACGGGAGCCTATCTGTACTGGGATCAGCGGCGCAGCACCTACATTCTGGCGACTCCTGCCTCCACCCAGGCGGCACTGCAAGAGGTACTGGCAGAGGCCGAGCAGAAGGACGACGAttccaaaaaggaaaaggaaaaggacaAGGAGAAGGACGGTAACAACAAGCACGACAAGGTCAAGGTGGCCAAGAAGATCGTCAAAGATATGGAGAAGTGGGCCAAGCAGCTAAACCAGAAGAAGGACTACACCGTGGTGGCCACTCCCCATCCCATTTTGACaggaagcgagatgtcgggGCCTAGCACCTCGCGTTCCACACAGGGGTCTTATGCAGATGTGGGTTTCTCCATACTGGAGAAGAAGGAGCGAGCTAAGCTGACTGACTTTATGCCGCCCGCGGCTCCACTGGGGGTGAATAAGCTGTTCAAAGCTTATGGCGGTGGCTCTGAATCGGATGAAGACACTGCGGGGCCCCCAGCGGCGGCTGTTGGTGGATCTAGTGCCGTTGCTGATGAAATGGACTTCGTGGACTTACAGAAACTGACCTGTCTGTTATGTAAACGTGCCTTCCAATCCCTCGAAATCCTGCAGAAGCATTTGAAAATGTCGAACTTGCACAAAGAAAATCTGGCCAAGCTCAATCAAGGTTCAGGAGCGTCTGCTGACGCCGACCCCGATCCGGACAGCGACGCGGGCTTATC CTATCGGGACCGCGCCAAGGAGAGGAGACTGAAGTACGGGGAGAGCGATCCACCGCCTCCGAATCGCAGTCGGGAGCGTTTCGAGCAGGAGATAAAGACCTTGCAGACGCGTCAGAAGAATAATGCCAGCGCGGCTTCAGCTCTGCCAATTAGCTCGAATAACGTGGGCAACCGCTTGATGCAGAAGATGGGCTGGACGGAGGGCCAGGGTCTGGGCAGGAAGAATCAGGGGCGCACCCAGATCATTGAG GCTGATGGTCGCACCAACAATGTGGGCCTGGGAAACAAAGCTGGCAATATGCCACCTGGAAACGATTACAAATCTTATATTAAGAAAATGATGAAGCAGCGCTATGAAAACGCCTGA
- the Tgt gene encoding queuine tRNA-ribosyltransferase catalytic subunit, whose product MSTRTIPPLTYKVVAECSVSKARAGLMTLRHSEVNTPVFMPVGTQGTLKGILPDQLIELNCQILLGNTYHLGLRPGIETLRLAGGLHKFMGWPRAILTDSGGFQMVSLLQLAEINEKGVNFRSPFDNSECMLTPEHSIQIQNAIGADIMMQLDDVVKTTTIGPRVEEAMERTIRWVDRCIEAHARDDDQSLFPIVQGGLDVPLRQRCVSALMERQVRGFAVGGLSGGESKHDFWRMVDVCTDHLPRDKPRYLMGVGFAADLVVCVALGIDMFDCVFPTRTARFGCALVDRGQLNLKQPKYKLDLEPIDKECECSTCKRYTRSYLHHIATNESVSCSLLSIHNVAYQLRLMRGMREAIERDEFPQFVSDFMGRHFGKDPIPTWIRQALKAVNIELPADEEKQDQQTKQEQEQAVEVSQTATSHTQHETYI is encoded by the exons ATGAGTACAAGAACTATCCCTCCCCTGACTTATAAGGTCGTGGCGGAGTGCTCCGTATCCAAGGCCAGGGCGGGCCTGATGACACTGAG GCACAGTGAGGTAAACACGCCAGTATTTATGCCGGTGGGCACGCAGGGAACATTGAAGGGCATTCTGCCGGATCAGCTGATTGAGTTGAACTGCCAAATCCTGCTGGGCAACACATATCACCTGGGACTACGGCCGGGCATTGAGACTTTACGGTTAGCTGGCGGCTTGCACAAGTTTATGGGCTGGCCTCGAGCTATACTGACGGACTCTGGTGGCTTCCAGATGGTgtccctgctgcagctggccGAGATTAATGAGAAGGGCGTGAACTTTCGCTCACCCTTCGACAACAGCGAGTGCATGCTGACCCCAGAGCACTCGATACAGATCCAAAATGCCATTGGGGCGGACATAATGATGCAGCTGGATGATGTGGTAAAGACGACCACAATCGGGCCACGTGTGGAGGAGGCCATGGAGCGGACAATACGCTGGGTGGATCGCTGCATCGAGGCCCATGCTCGGGACGACGATCAATCGCTGTTTCCCATTGTTCAAGGCGGACTCGATGTGCCATTGCGGCAACGTTGCGTCTCCGCCCTGATGGAGCGGCAAGTTCGCGGCTTTGCCGTCGGTGGACTGAGTGGCGGCGAGAGCAAACACGACTTCTGGCGCATGGTTGATGTCTGCACGGACCATCTGCCACGAGATAAACCGCGATACCTCATGGGTGTGGGGTTTGCCGCCGATCTTGTGGTCTGCGTTGCCTTGGGCATCGATATGTTTGATTGTGTCTTTCCCACGCGTACGGCACGATTCGGATGTGCCTTGGTCGACAGGGGACAGCTGAATCTTAAGCAGCCCAAATACAAGCTCGACCTGGAGCCCATTGACAAGGAGTGCGAGTGCAGCACTTGCAAGCGCTATACCCGTTCGTACCTCCACCACATTGCCACCAATGAGAGCGTCTCCTGCTCCCTGCTCAGCATCCACAATGTGGCCTATCAGCTGCGTCTGATGCGGGGCATGCGAGAAGCCATTGAACGCGACGAGTTCCCGCAATTTGTGAGTGACTTTATGGGTAGACATTTTGGCAAGGATCCGATTCCCACATGGATACGGCAGGCCTTGAAAGCGGTGAACATTGAACTGCCTGCGGATGAGGAGAAGCAGGACCAGCAGacgaagcaggagcaggagcaggcggtAGAAGTGTCTCAgacagccaccagccacacaCAACATGAAACGTATATCTAG